One region of Ruminococcus albus AD2013 genomic DNA includes:
- a CDS encoding thiamine pyrophosphate-dependent enzyme produces the protein MSCGDGGFPDEYDGAGNCGWQYGVDVKVVVFKNTRLGMVRELQTKGLTTTDRWRYSLTVHLIL, from the coding sequence CTGTCCTGCGGTGACGGCGGTTTTCCAGATGAATATGATGGAGCTGGCAACTGCGGGTGGCAGTATGGTGTTGATGTCAAGGTGGTAGTATTCAAAAATACAAGGCTCGGCATGGTAAGAGAACTTCAGACCAAAGGGCTTACAACGACAGACAGATGGCGGTATTCCTTGACGGTTCACCTGATTTTGTAA
- a CDS encoding thiamine pyrophosphate-binding protein has protein sequence MKMTVSQAMVECLKAEEIKVVYGYPGAGYLARFTMALLDADKDIKHVLVRHEANGGHAASGYARISGKPAVCIATSGPGAVNLITAIATAYADSIPIVCITGQVNTDQIGSDVFQEG, from the coding sequence ATGAAAATGACAGTCAGTCAGGCTATGGTCGAATGTTTGAAGGCAGAGGAGATAAAGGTCGTCTACGGCTACCCAGGTGCGGGCTATCTGGCCCGTTTTACGATGGCTCTGCTTGACGCTGACAAGGATATAAAGCACGTTCTGGTAAGGCATGAAGCCAACGGCGGTCATGCAGCCAGCGGATACGCAAGGATATCGGGAAAGCCCGCGGTCTGTATAGCGACTTCCGGTCCCGGTGCGGTGAACCTGATAACCGCCATCGCAACAGCTTATGCTGATTCCATACCGATAGTCTGCATAACAGGTCAGGTAAACACCGACCAGATAGGTTCCGATGTCTTTCAGGAGGGCTGA
- a CDS encoding thiamine pyrophosphate-dependent enzyme produces the protein MWTSRYQFKKGGRFLTSGGMGTMGYSLPCAIGAKMADESRITVAVCGDGGFQMNMMELATAVQYGVDVKVVVFKNTRLGMVRELQTKGYNDRQMAVFLDGSPDFVKLAEAYGIPAIRVTDKKSEEKAIEKLATEKGMLVCEVVVDKDFPTL, from the coding sequence ATATGGACAAGCAGATATCAGTTCAAAAAGGGCGGCCGCTTCCTGACATCAGGCGGAATGGGTACTATGGGATATTCTCTGCCTTGTGCCATAGGCGCTAAAATGGCGGACGAGAGCCGTATAACCGTAGCTGTCTGCGGTGACGGCGGTTTCCAGATGAATATGATGGAGCTGGCAACTGCGGTGCAGTATGGTGTTGATGTCAAGGTGGTAGTATTCAAAAATACAAGGCTCGGCATGGTAAGAGAACTTCAGACCAAGGGCTACAACGACAGACAGATGGCGGTATTCCTTGACGGTTCACCTGATTTTGTAAAGCTGGCTGAAGCTTACGGCATACCTGCAATAAGGGTAACGGATAAGAAGTCCGAGGAAAAGGCTATCGAGAAACTGGCGACCGAGAAAGGTATGCTGGTGTGCGAGGTAGTCGTTGACAAGGATTTCCCCACGCTTTAA